From Hippea alviniae EP5-r, one genomic window encodes:
- a CDS encoding cytochrome c3 family protein, which produces MLKVIVILVALTISSYAEGIRDCTSCHKIEKIDNVHNLSCVECHVLKENRDNIYSHKVVIKNPSSFEYVDKQCAKCHKADIERVKNSLHGTLSSAINITRFVWHAQGSYKPIYGIFKAKYLKAIPEPKEKIEKPADLVDDLLRRKCLRCHIQNNSFGTVGTYRAKGCAACHMEYSKFGRYEGMDATIYGKKGFSKTHRFFKHPKMSSCLACHNNEFVGSDYVGLFPQDYDKSFRSPIEKSGYFKMRLYGIGQHHLSSDIHFKKGLTCVDCHKKSDVMGNYKLYERELDAVKIRCANCHGGYKKKPNSRFVKRVGKGYIFRSVSGKNFYVKQFDKTLDAHKYHKNVSCSACHSLWQSNHFQLNLYLDKTKNYAMWKNLIYQEDPYLERFLKKALKDPSLKPIMPDYIDNKLKSGIWYSGWLARRWMPFVLVKDRDGIYRIGRPLFQYRLTYKDRNGKIVFDDIDNMSVIMPYSPHTISLYGKSCEQCHNNRFMFDENALKGSAEELFFQGKVLFGRKVDNKSLINTEKYKKVRFEELRRFFIDANSK; this is translated from the coding sequence ATGCTCAAGGTGATTGTTATTCTTGTTGCTTTGACTATATCTTCTTATGCAGAAGGCATAAGGGATTGCACAAGTTGTCATAAGATAGAAAAGATTGACAATGTTCACAATTTGAGTTGTGTAGAGTGTCATGTTTTGAAAGAGAATCGTGATAATATTTATTCGCACAAGGTTGTTATAAAAAATCCGTCATCCTTTGAGTATGTTGATAAACAATGCGCAAAGTGCCATAAAGCAGATATAGAAAGAGTAAAAAACTCGCTTCATGGAACGCTCTCTTCAGCTATAAACATAACCAGATTTGTATGGCATGCGCAAGGCAGTTATAAACCGATTTATGGTATCTTTAAAGCAAAATACTTAAAAGCCATACCAGAGCCAAAGGAGAAAATAGAAAAGCCGGCCGATTTGGTTGACGATTTGTTAAGGAGAAAGTGTCTAAGATGTCATATTCAAAACAACTCTTTTGGAACTGTTGGAACATACAGGGCAAAAGGATGTGCAGCCTGCCACATGGAGTATTCAAAATTTGGCAGATACGAAGGTATGGATGCTACAATTTACGGCAAGAAGGGTTTTTCAAAAACACATAGATTCTTTAAACATCCGAAGATGTCGAGTTGTCTTGCGTGTCATAACAACGAATTTGTGGGAAGCGATTATGTTGGGCTGTTTCCACAGGATTATGATAAATCATTCCGTTCTCCTATAGAAAAAAGTGGCTATTTCAAGATGAGACTATACGGCATAGGTCAGCATCATCTAAGCAGCGATATTCATTTTAAGAAGGGTTTGACATGTGTCGATTGTCATAAAAAGTCCGATGTTATGGGTAATTATAAGCTTTACGAAAGAGAGCTTGATGCAGTAAAGATAAGGTGTGCTAATTGTCATGGTGGATACAAAAAAAAGCCTAACAGCCGTTTTGTTAAAAGGGTTGGTAAAGGATATATTTTTAGGTCTGTTAGCGGTAAAAATTTTTATGTAAAGCAGTTTGATAAAACATTAGATGCACATAAGTATCACAAAAATGTCTCGTGTAGCGCTTGTCATTCTCTTTGGCAGTCAAACCACTTTCAGCTAAATCTCTATCTTGATAAAACCAAAAATTATGCAATGTGGAAAAATTTGATTTATCAGGAAGATCCATATCTTGAGCGGTTTTTGAAAAAGGCTTTAAAAGACCCAAGCTTAAAACCTATAATGCCAGATTATATAGACAACAAACTTAAGAGTGGTATCTGGTATTCTGGCTGGCTTGCAAGGCGATGGATGCCTTTTGTTTTGGTTAAAGATAGGGATGGTATCTATAGGATAGGAAGGCCGCTTTTCCAATATAGACTCACCTATAAAGATAGAAATGGCAAAATTGTATTTGATGATATTGATAATATGTCTGTTATAATGCCATATTCGCCACATACGATATCACTTTACGGCAAAAGCTGTGAGCAGTGTCATAACAATAGATTTATGTTTGATGAGAATGCCTTAAAAGGTTCTGCAGAAGAACTATTTTTTCAAGGTAAGGTTCTGTTTGGAAGAAAGGTTGATAATAAAAGCCTTATAAATACCGAAAAATACAAAAAGGTCAGATTCGAAGAGCTAAGAAGATTTTTTATTGATGCCAACAGTAAATAG
- the ccsA gene encoding cytochrome c biogenesis protein CcsA — protein sequence MVSVMKKFYNMLSSLKLTIVIFIALMIYFMSATLYFSSDKQAWVNVYGTDWFEFIFWILGINLTLTILRYKLYKKPPLILIHLSILVMLIGAGITRHKAFEGILHLRIGQTSSNFLETFRSNPSKEETKPLGFEITLTNFVIEKYLGSNQPKSYDSYIVITDRNKSFYYHIYMNHPIKFKGLRIYQMSYDPDEKGSVLFIRYDPGIYITYFGYLLFSIGSFLLILFPPAQLKETLKKLSKITLMLFLIIHSTQNISNSATIKEWAKKSKKVSELWSRILVQNNGRIESMDTLDKNIVYKLTKKSSLYGMNYNQIITGMLTHPNLFQNIKMIYIGNKQIREKLKIKGRYASFNDFFSLTGFFAYSDEINRALRKPPNQRSREDKEWLKIAERVFIANEVYNASIFKMFPSEFNNSDWLSVQDLQNAYYLNIFKLLIKSISNYDTKKEKELIKIIYTIQKIYSPKLIPSKIKIEAEIIYNRLSIFSKLAILYPIFGLVLIIIGFSSKRIISKLYKPCIFTGISLVLLHSANLILRWYISGHMPWSDAYESIVFIAWSIALVSLVVFKRNISILGAGFFVSGMFMLTARLSDIDPQIINIIPVLKSYWLLFHVAVITVGYGFLAISSVSAIIYIIETKNREQTESISSLSAYIGLLLLSIGTILGAIWANESWGRYWSWDPKETWSLISILAYSTILHLKATKRVSGTFMAFLYIFSFFFILMTYFGVNFYLALGLHSYGKGEASPVWFYAIKAGIAIWFVLVLYTLFTVGINKKSS from the coding sequence ATGGTTTCAGTAATGAAAAAATTTTACAACATGCTCTCTTCCCTTAAACTAACTATTGTAATTTTTATCGCATTAATGATATACTTTATGAGTGCAACACTATATTTTTCTTCAGACAAACAAGCATGGGTTAATGTTTATGGAACAGATTGGTTTGAGTTCATATTTTGGATTTTAGGAATAAATCTAACGCTAACCATCCTAAGATACAAGCTATACAAAAAGCCACCCTTAATTCTAATTCATCTTTCCATACTCGTAATGCTTATAGGAGCAGGGATAACAAGACACAAGGCATTCGAAGGCATACTTCATTTAAGAATTGGCCAAACATCATCAAATTTTTTAGAAACTTTCAGGTCAAATCCTTCTAAAGAAGAGACAAAGCCGCTCGGTTTTGAGATAACTTTAACAAATTTTGTCATAGAGAAATACTTAGGAAGCAATCAACCAAAAAGCTATGATAGCTATATAGTAATAACGGACAGAAACAAGTCTTTTTATTATCACATCTACATGAACCATCCGATAAAATTTAAAGGGCTCAGAATATATCAGATGAGTTATGACCCGGATGAAAAAGGCTCTGTTCTGTTTATCCGATACGACCCAGGAATTTACATAACATACTTCGGATACCTGCTATTCTCGATAGGTTCTTTTCTGCTTATACTATTTCCACCTGCCCAACTAAAAGAGACCTTGAAAAAACTTTCAAAAATAACCCTTATGCTTTTTTTAATAATACACTCAACCCAAAACATATCCAACTCCGCAACCATAAAAGAGTGGGCTAAAAAATCAAAAAAAGTCAGCGAGCTATGGAGCAGAATACTCGTTCAAAACAACGGAAGAATAGAGTCAATGGACACGCTTGACAAAAACATCGTATATAAACTGACAAAGAAAAGCAGCTTATACGGAATGAATTATAACCAGATAATAACAGGAATGTTAACACATCCAAACCTGTTTCAGAACATCAAAATGATTTATATTGGCAACAAACAGATAAGAGAAAAACTCAAGATAAAAGGAAGGTATGCATCATTCAACGACTTTTTTAGTTTAACAGGATTCTTTGCTTATTCTGATGAAATAAACAGAGCCTTAAGAAAGCCACCCAACCAAAGAAGCAGAGAAGATAAAGAATGGCTAAAAATAGCAGAGAGAGTATTTATAGCAAACGAAGTGTATAATGCTTCTATCTTTAAAATGTTTCCTTCTGAATTCAATAACTCAGATTGGCTCTCTGTCCAAGACTTGCAAAATGCATACTACTTAAACATCTTTAAACTTCTGATTAAATCTATATCGAATTACGACACTAAAAAAGAAAAAGAGTTGATAAAAATAATATACACAATCCAAAAGATATACTCACCAAAACTAATACCATCAAAAATAAAAATAGAAGCAGAGATTATATATAATCGCCTATCAATTTTTTCAAAGCTTGCGATACTCTATCCAATTTTTGGCTTGGTTTTAATAATAATCGGATTTTCAAGCAAAAGAATCATCTCAAAATTATACAAACCATGTATTTTTACTGGAATTTCTCTTGTCTTACTTCATTCTGCAAATCTAATTTTAAGATGGTATATATCAGGACACATGCCCTGGTCTGATGCCTACGAATCCATTGTGTTTATAGCATGGAGCATAGCTTTGGTATCCCTTGTTGTATTCAAAAGAAACATCTCAATTTTAGGAGCTGGCTTTTTTGTTTCTGGCATGTTTATGCTCACAGCCCGCCTAAGCGACATAGACCCACAGATAATAAACATAATACCCGTTTTAAAATCATATTGGCTTCTATTTCATGTTGCAGTCATAACTGTTGGGTATGGATTCTTGGCTATCTCTTCGGTATCAGCCATTATATATATCATAGAGACAAAAAACAGAGAACAAACGGAGAGTATATCATCCCTTTCGGCTTACATAGGCCTTCTTCTTTTATCGATTGGAACCATTTTGGGAGCCATCTGGGCAAATGAAAGCTGGGGAAGATACTGGTCTTGGGATCCGAAAGAGACTTGGAGTTTAATATCTATTCTTGCATACTCAACTATACTCCACCTAAAAGCAACAAAAAGAGTTAGCGGCACATTTATGGCTTTTCTTTACATATTTAGCTTTTTCTTTATCCTTATGACATATTTTGGCGTAAACTTTTATTTAGCCTTAGGCCTTCACAGTTATGGAAAAGGAGAAGCATCTCCAGTTTGGTTTTATGCAATAAAAGCCGGTATAGCTATATGGTTCGTTCTTGTTTTGTACACACTATTTACTGTTGGCATCAATAAAAAATCTTCTTAG
- the pseB gene encoding UDP-N-acetylglucosamine 4,6-dehydratase (inverting), whose product MFNDKTILITGGTGSFGRKFTELLLKRYKPKKIIIYSRDEFKQFEMSKVFNDKCMRYFIGDVRDKERLKRAFEDVDYVVHAAALKQVPAAEYNPMEAIKTNVLGANNVIDAALDSGVKKVIALSTDKAVNPINLYGATKLAADKLFIAANKMKGKRDIKFSVVRYGNVMASRGSVIPFFMRLTEEGAKELPITHPEMTRFWITLEEAAEFVMSSFETMRGGEIFVPKIPSMRITDLAKAINPDAKFKIIGIRPGEKLHETLVSIDESYNTIEFENYYAIQPSIDVAESEEYLTNAWNEKGERKEYGFSFRSDNNGWWLTVDDLKKKLKEIYG is encoded by the coding sequence ATGTTTAATGACAAAACAATTTTAATAACAGGCGGAACAGGAAGCTTCGGTAGAAAGTTTACTGAGCTTCTGCTCAAGAGATATAAACCCAAAAAGATTATTATCTATTCGCGAGATGAATTTAAGCAATTCGAGATGAGCAAGGTTTTCAACGACAAGTGCATGCGATACTTTATTGGCGATGTAAGGGATAAAGAGCGTCTTAAAAGGGCTTTTGAAGATGTTGATTATGTCGTTCACGCAGCGGCATTAAAGCAGGTTCCAGCAGCAGAATACAACCCGATGGAAGCAATAAAAACAAATGTGCTTGGTGCAAATAATGTAATCGATGCAGCATTAGACAGCGGTGTAAAGAAGGTTATTGCCCTTTCAACTGACAAAGCTGTTAATCCTATCAACCTATATGGAGCAACAAAACTTGCAGCGGACAAGCTATTTATCGCAGCAAACAAAATGAAAGGCAAAAGGGATATAAAATTTAGTGTTGTTAGATACGGTAATGTCATGGCATCTCGTGGTAGTGTTATACCATTTTTTATGAGATTGACAGAAGAAGGAGCAAAAGAGTTGCCTATAACCCATCCAGAGATGACACGCTTTTGGATAACATTGGAAGAAGCCGCAGAGTTTGTTATGAGTTCGTTTGAAACGATGAGGGGTGGTGAGATTTTTGTGCCTAAGATTCCATCTATGAGAATTACTGACCTTGCAAAAGCTATAAATCCTGATGCCAAATTTAAGATAATCGGCATAAGACCCGGCGAAAAATTACACGAGACGCTTGTATCTATTGATGAGTCTTACAATACAATAGAGTTTGAAAATTATTATGCCATTCAGCCATCCATAGATGTTGCAGAGAGCGAAGAATACCTAACAAACGCATGGAATGAAAAGGGCGAAAGAAAGGAGTATGGTTTTAGCTTCAGGTCAGATAACAATGGCTGGTGGCTTACGGTAGATGACTTAAAAAAGAAGCTAAAGGAGATTTATGGATGA
- the pseC gene encoding UDP-4-amino-4,6-dideoxy-N-acetyl-beta-L-altrosamine transaminase: MIPYSHQVIDEDDIKAIIEVLKSDFLTQGPRLKEFENALADYCKVKYCVAFNSATTALYASCFALNLKKGDKFITTPISFVSTANAGVWCGSEPVFADIELKTGNIDINSVESLVDDKVKLVIGVDYAGNPLKWDKLKELSEKYGFKLIDDASHALGAEYKKKKIGSCDFSDITVFSFHPVKPITTIEGGAALTNDEKIYKKLLMFRNHGITKDESDFVFRSDGDWYYEMQFLSFNGRMSDVQAALGLSQLKKLDGFIEKRRKIVSLYRNEFKDKGFFEFLEETEDTKSGYHLLAVLLKDGFIQKRREIFKRLRDKNIGVQVHYIPIYKQPFYRSILKNEPYCPTAEEFYKRELSLPVYPSLPTKELNYIFNSIYEIFSKE, from the coding sequence ATGATTCCATACTCTCATCAGGTTATAGATGAAGACGATATAAAAGCTATTATTGAAGTCTTAAAAAGCGATTTTTTAACGCAAGGCCCAAGGTTAAAAGAGTTTGAGAATGCTTTAGCTGATTATTGTAAAGTAAAATATTGCGTTGCATTTAACTCTGCCACGACGGCTTTATATGCTTCATGTTTCGCCTTAAATTTAAAAAAAGGAGATAAATTTATAACAACACCTATAAGCTTTGTTTCAACGGCAAATGCCGGTGTCTGGTGTGGAAGCGAGCCTGTTTTTGCGGATATTGAACTAAAAACGGGTAATATCGATATAAATTCTGTTGAAAGTTTGGTTGACGATAAAGTTAAACTTGTCATAGGTGTTGATTATGCTGGCAATCCTTTAAAATGGGATAAACTAAAAGAGCTATCAGAAAAGTATGGTTTTAAGCTTATCGATGATGCATCTCATGCGTTAGGTGCAGAGTATAAGAAAAAAAAGATAGGTTCATGCGATTTTTCTGATATTACTGTTTTTAGTTTTCATCCGGTAAAACCTATAACAACCATTGAAGGTGGTGCTGCTTTGACAAACGATGAGAAAATTTACAAAAAGCTTTTGATGTTTAGAAATCATGGAATTACAAAAGATGAAAGCGATTTTGTGTTTAGAAGCGATGGTGATTGGTATTATGAGATGCAGTTTTTATCCTTTAATGGCAGAATGAGCGATGTTCAAGCTGCTTTGGGTTTGTCTCAACTAAAAAAACTTGATGGTTTTATTGAAAAGAGAAGAAAAATTGTTTCGCTTTACAGAAATGAATTTAAAGATAAAGGTTTTTTTGAGTTTTTAGAAGAGACAGAAGATACAAAAAGTGGTTATCATTTGCTTGCTGTTTTGCTCAAAGACGGTTTTATTCAAAAAAGGCGAGAAATTTTTAAGAGATTAAGAGATAAAAATATCGGAGTTCAAGTGCATTATATTCCAATTTATAAACAGCCCTTTTATAGGAGTATATTAAAAAATGAGCCCTATTGTCCCACTGCCGAAGAATTTTACAAAAGAGAGTTGAGTCTGCCTGTCTATCCTTCGCTTCCTACAAAAGAGTTGAACTATATTTTTAACTCTATTTATGAGATTTTTTCAAAAGAATAA
- a CDS encoding flagellin has product MGLRINTNIAAEYAVFNLNNTNNKLSLSLNRLSTGLRITKAADDAAGMTIADGLKFQSMNLNQAINNGNNAIKLIQIADMALQKSIDIVQTIAQKAAQAANATEDPSSRQAIQAEINKLIQEVNNIAETTSYKDTKLLDGTFTDKIVHIGAYMDQTISIGARRTAADSIGWVANGTLTADWLEPEQEASNTTGNILTYNSKTNLIELKDNDLTINGVGVGQDIAGIDRLRQLDAKTVAAAINAVQLDTGGVEARASNVVTGTAAIQAGTINAGDLWINGVNIGQVNVGANDSNGALVNAINKYTDQTGVVASVNKSGQLVLTAIDGRNIAIETHGNAAAITGLSTAETAIKGTKNQVLTGFSFYLNGIKLTVAANASGKTAAQSINTQLQAAGISTNNIRASYVSTTTAGQYDLKIIVRDGEDLNIYVASSPGTVNNAAASHLQFLGLDDTNANHDNYYLANESHRGKVILTSTDNITVGGDKPSVGGFKSGVIAPNNKLDDVNVMTTQGAELAIKIAQSALSDLDAVRSSLGAIQNQIQATVENISVTKINIDGAESTIRDVNFAQESSTFSKLQILAQSGTYALAQANAVQQNVLRLLQ; this is encoded by the coding sequence ATGGGACTTAGAATCAATACCAACATCGCTGCTGAATATGCAGTATTCAACCTTAACAACACGAACAACAAACTATCACTCTCTTTAAACAGACTTTCAACAGGTTTAAGAATTACAAAGGCTGCAGACGATGCAGCAGGCATGACAATCGCAGACGGTCTTAAGTTTCAGTCCATGAACTTAAATCAGGCTATAAACAACGGCAATAACGCTATCAAACTCATTCAGATTGCAGACATGGCTCTGCAGAAATCCATCGACATCGTTCAGACAATCGCACAGAAGGCAGCACAGGCTGCAAACGCAACAGAAGACCCATCTTCAAGACAAGCTATTCAGGCAGAAATTAACAAACTCATTCAGGAAGTAAACAACATTGCAGAGACAACATCCTATAAAGACACAAAGCTACTTGATGGAACATTTACTGACAAGATAGTCCACATTGGCGCATATATGGACCAGACGATTTCAATAGGAGCAAGAAGAACAGCAGCAGACTCTATCGGTTGGGTGGCTAATGGGACATTGACAGCAGATTGGCTTGAGCCAGAACAGGAAGCAAGCAATACTACAGGTAATATACTTACCTACAATAGCAAGACAAATCTCATTGAATTAAAAGATAACGACTTAACAATCAATGGTGTTGGTGTAGGTCAGGATATAGCTGGAATAGACAGGCTCAGACAGCTTGATGCAAAAACAGTTGCTGCTGCAATCAACGCTGTTCAGCTTGACACTGGTGGTGTTGAAGCAAGGGCATCTAATGTTGTAACCGGAACTGCTGCAATTCAGGCTGGAACAATTAATGCTGGTGATTTATGGATAAACGGTGTTAACATCGGTCAGGTTAATGTTGGAGCAAACGATTCAAACGGTGCGTTAGTCAATGCAATCAATAAATACACAGACCAGACTGGTGTTGTTGCAAGTGTAAACAAGAGTGGTCAGCTTGTTCTTACGGCCATTGATGGAAGAAATATAGCTATAGAGACGCATGGCAATGCCGCAGCCATAACAGGATTAAGTACAGCTGAAACAGCCATTAAAGGAACAAAAAATCAAGTTTTAACTGGATTCAGCTTCTATTTAAATGGTATAAAATTAACGGTAGCAGCTAATGCATCTGGTAAAACTGCGGCTCAGTCTATTAATACCCAGCTTCAGGCAGCGGGTATAAGCACAAATAATATAAGGGCAAGTTATGTTTCGACTACTACTGCGGGTCAATATGATTTAAAGATTATAGTAAGAGATGGTGAAGATTTAAATATCTATGTTGCAAGTAGTCCTGGCACTGTTAATAATGCTGCCGCAAGCCACTTACAATTCTTAGGCCTTGACGATACAAATGCAAATCACGATAATTATTATCTTGCCAATGAATCACACAGAGGAAAAGTAATCCTTACATCAACGGATAACATAACTGTAGGCGGAGACAAGCCAAGTGTTGGCGGATTCAAAAGCGGCGTTATCGCACCTAACAATAAACTCGATGACGTCAATGTAATGACAACTCAAGGTGCTGAGCTCGCAATCAAGATTGCTCAATCTGCCCTAAGCGACCTTGACGCTGTCAGGTCTTCTCTCGGTGCTATCCAGAACCAGATTCAGGCAACCGTCGAAAACATCTCAGTGACGAAGATTAATATTGACGGTGCAGAATCCACAATTAGAGACGTAAACTTCGCACAAGAGTCTTCAACATTCTCCAAACTGCAGATTCTTGCTCAGTCTGGTACCTATGCTCTTGCTCAGGCAAATGCAGTTCAGCAGAATGTTCTCAGACTGCTGCAGTAA
- a CDS encoding 6-hydroxymethylpterin diphosphokinase MptE-like protein yields MLEKNRLALKEKGILEIIENCEDDPNIKVEDDKLFYGDIELDEKRKVKENVKPIDTIFLHGFGYGNTLKILREAFPETVIVVLESNPCIIKKTLEHKDLSEIILDKKVIIAIIKNIEIAQKNITTVIKILNQRLNWSDVIQFTSPNYDKVSFYKIKEIRDILKKELSLIIVNRNTLINRSVHMSENILYNIPSLAKGGYIEYFNDRFKNKPAVIVASGPSLSKNVGLLKEIQDKAVIIAADSVISVLKDIDVEPDFVCGVDHQQINENKYSPILKEKKRRKSHFVGADGIYFSIPKLFKHSFFELSGGSIGYLYSDIFEKPKKKHFSLNNVANIAIQLAYIMGANPIIFIGQDWAYSGGQDHAKGVFLSGGLPKNVIWVKGNYEEKIPTTETLYSGLKIVEEIIKSTKNEGFKYVNATEGGAYIEGTEVISFKEAIDKYLKERIDKSFIKKPRIELKHDAFIRKTEKISKSLEDIIKKATKALAIDNKVLKRWIRNKNVEEIRKDVDEVNKINDEITFDNVFSSAVAIFYFKDFFYFYREEMYIEGQDTKKRIEQSIKYFKLIKSKSVLVKKRVDKLLEFLKLEHDFIVDKEKFVKKLDRIIRLAELYFEFKDTYSGLELVDYALSIYPDSADLYYWKAKLHTLNRFMHKEALESFEKAIELRPDFEKAIFDYEVEKKMVMSHMILAKNSVEKKEFPRAKLLLKRALDYEPDNEEIKRWIKIVDEIAKLDQNVQRQNLLFEQLKIEDESFDMYKKAIDFVKKEEFDKAFDILKELYDKHGAFGDIPFLLGSIHVDRKELDEAEKYLKEAVELIPYQPLVYLALGKLYIEKEEYLLAKENLEKAIAMNPNLKPGVLDTLGNLYYEFGEYEKAFKAFEEFLEYSDDKIKTLTKLALCYKEMGMIEEYNKLMEKIRTITEAN; encoded by the coding sequence ATGCTTGAAAAAAACAGATTGGCTTTAAAAGAAAAAGGAATTTTGGAGATAATAGAAAACTGTGAAGACGACCCAAATATAAAAGTAGAGGACGATAAGCTATTTTACGGTGATATTGAACTGGATGAAAAAAGGAAGGTAAAAGAAAATGTTAAACCTATTGACACAATTTTTTTGCACGGGTTTGGATACGGCAATACATTAAAGATTTTAAGAGAAGCCTTTCCTGAAACGGTAATTGTTGTTCTGGAAAGTAACCCTTGTATTATAAAGAAAACGCTCGAGCATAAAGATTTGTCTGAAATTATTCTGGATAAAAAAGTAATAATAGCTATAATAAAGAATATAGAAATAGCACAAAAAAATATAACAACGGTAATAAAAATACTTAATCAACGCCTAAACTGGAGCGATGTAATACAATTTACTTCGCCAAACTACGACAAAGTATCGTTTTACAAAATAAAGGAAATAAGAGACATACTAAAGAAAGAACTATCTTTGATAATCGTAAATAGAAACACCTTAATCAACAGATCCGTGCATATGAGTGAAAATATCTTGTATAACATACCTTCCTTAGCCAAAGGTGGATACATAGAATATTTTAATGATAGATTCAAAAACAAACCGGCTGTAATTGTTGCAAGCGGTCCTTCTTTGTCAAAAAATGTTGGACTGCTAAAAGAAATACAAGATAAAGCAGTGATTATAGCCGCAGACAGCGTAATATCTGTATTGAAGGATATAGATGTTGAACCCGATTTTGTATGTGGCGTTGATCACCAACAAATTAACGAGAATAAATACTCTCCAATATTAAAAGAGAAAAAAAGAAGAAAGTCGCATTTTGTAGGAGCCGATGGTATATACTTTTCCATACCAAAATTATTTAAACACTCATTTTTTGAACTTTCAGGTGGGTCTATAGGCTACCTTTACTCGGATATTTTTGAAAAACCCAAAAAGAAACATTTCTCTTTAAACAATGTTGCCAACATAGCTATTCAACTTGCATATATAATGGGTGCAAATCCGATAATATTTATTGGTCAGGATTGGGCTTACTCTGGTGGTCAAGACCATGCAAAGGGCGTATTCTTATCTGGTGGTTTACCTAAGAATGTTATCTGGGTTAAAGGAAATTATGAAGAGAAGATTCCAACGACTGAAACCCTTTACTCTGGACTTAAAATCGTAGAAGAGATTATAAAAAGCACAAAGAATGAAGGGTTTAAATATGTTAATGCAACGGAAGGTGGTGCATATATTGAAGGGACAGAAGTTATAAGTTTTAAAGAAGCGATTGATAAGTATTTAAAAGAGCGCATAGACAAAAGTTTTATAAAAAAACCACGAATTGAACTAAAACATGATGCATTTATTAGAAAAACGGAAAAAATAAGCAAATCACTTGAGGACATTATTAAAAAAGCGACAAAAGCGCTGGCAATTGACAACAAGGTTTTAAAGAGATGGATAAGAAATAAAAATGTTGAAGAAATCAGAAAAGATGTAGATGAAGTTAATAAAATAAATGATGAAATAACTTTTGATAATGTGTTCTCTTCGGCGGTTGCAATATTTTACTTTAAGGATTTCTTCTACTTTTACAGAGAAGAGATGTATATAGAAGGACAAGACACAAAAAAAAGAATTGAACAGTCCATCAAATATTTCAAACTTATAAAGAGCAAAAGTGTTTTGGTTAAGAAAAGAGTTGATAAATTGCTTGAGTTTCTGAAACTTGAGCACGATTTTATTGTTGATAAAGAAAAATTTGTTAAGAAACTCGATAGAATAATAAGACTTGCCGAATTGTATTTTGAATTTAAAGATACATACTCTGGACTTGAGCTTGTTGATTATGCTTTGAGTATCTATCCAGATTCTGCTGATTTGTATTACTGGAAGGCAAAATTACATACATTAAACAGATTTATGCATAAAGAAGCACTTGAAAGTTTTGAAAAAGCAATCGAATTAAGGCCTGATTTTGAAAAGGCAATTTTTGACTATGAAGTTGAAAAGAAAATGGTTATGTCTCACATGATACTTGCAAAAAATTCTGTTGAAAAAAAGGAGTTCCCAAGAGCTAAACTGCTTTTGAAAAGAGCGCTTGATTACGAACCGGATAACGAAGAGATAAAAAGATGGATAAAAATCGTTGATGAAATCGCGAAACTTGATCAAAATGTCCAAAGGCAAAACTTACTATTTGAACAATTAAAGATAGAAGATGAATCCTTTGATATGTACAAAAAGGCAATAGATTTTGTGAAAAAAGAAGAGTTTGATAAAGCGTTTGATATACTAAAAGAGCTTTACGATAAGCATGGTGCGTTTGGCGATATTCCATTTTTACTTGGTAGTATTCATGTGGACAGAAAGGAGCTCGACGAAGCCGAAAAATATCTAAAAGAAGCCGTTGAGCTTATTCCGTATCAGCCTTTGGTTTATCTTGCGTTGGGTAAACTTTACATAGAAAAGGAAGAGTATCTCTTGGCAAAAGAGAATCTCGAGAAAGCAATCGCAATGAATCCGAACTTAAAACCGGGCGTTTTAGATACACTCGGCAATCTCTATTATGAGTTTGGAGAGTATGAGAAAGCTTTTAAAGCGTTTGAAGAGTTTTTAGAGTATTCAGATGATAAAATAAAAACATTAACTAAACTTGCTTTGTGCTACAAAGAGAT